One region of Macadamia integrifolia cultivar HAES 741 chromosome 11, SCU_Mint_v3, whole genome shotgun sequence genomic DNA includes:
- the LOC122094174 gene encoding ultraviolet-B receptor UVR8: MADLDRSVIEELPSHLILEILTSGRLSAADLACLEQTCRIFRGNQEFFPHEFRSFVEFAAFQLCSADIIFGSLPSTARKELFNRCSGIWKRVLRFLQAVGHSSDMVETAAGNMQITTGRYHTLLVSDSSVYCCGSNLCGVLGQGPYTTQCVAFSRINFPSSSQVVHVSASHNHAAFVMQSGEVFTCGDNSSFCCGHGEAGGSIFRPRLVEAMKGVPCKQVATGLSFTVFLTRKGLVYTCGINTHGQLGHGDTVDRPTPKIVELLEGIGCVVQIAAGPSYTLAVISDGTVYSFGSASNFCLGHGEQRNKLQPRAIQSFKRKGIHVVRVSAGDEHVVALDSSGLVYTWGKGYCGALGHGDEIDKPTPELLRNLKDYLAVQVFARKRKSFVLVDNGSVFGFGWMAFGSLGFADRGASDKVMKPRVLDSLRAHHISQISTGLYHTVLVTSRGLVFGFGDNERAQLGHDSLRGCLRPTEIIIEEAKTALVTESI; encoded by the exons ATGGCAGATCTGGATCGGTCAGTTATCGAAGAATTGCCCTCTCATTTGATTTTAGAGATTTTGACTTCGGGTCGGTTGAGCGCGGCCGATCTCGCCTGTTTAGAGCAGACTTGTCGGATTTTTAGAGGGAATCAAGAGTTTTTCCCCCACGAGTTCCGGTCTTTTGTTGAGTTTGCTGCTTTCCAGTTATGTAGCGCCGATATCATATTTGGTTCTCTACCTTCAACTGCTCGGAAAGAACTTTTTAATCGCTGCAGTGGAATTTGGAAGCGTGTGCTGAGGTTCTTGCAGGCCGTGGGACACTCTTCCGACATGGTCGAGACTGCAGCAGGCAAT ATGCAGATTACCACAGGACGATACCACACGCTGTTGGTCAGTGACTCATCTGTATACTGTTGTGGGTCCAATCTATGTGGAGTTCTTGGTCAAGGTCCTTATACAACACAATGTGTGGCATTTAGCAGGATCAATTTCCCATCTTCATCGCAAGTAGTCCATGTATCAGCCTCCCACAATCATGCAGCTTTTGTTATGCAGTCTGGAGAG GTCTTCACATGTGGAGACAATTCATCATTTTGTTGTGGCCATGGAGAAGCCGGAGGTTCCATTTTCAGGCCCAGGCTTGTTGAAGCAATGAAAGGAGTTCCGTGCAAGCAG GTCGCCACAGGACTTAGTTTTACCGTGTTTCTCACCAGGAAAGGCCTTGTCTATACTTGTGGGATCAACACACATGGCCAGCTTGGTCACGGTGACACTGTAGATAGGCCCACACCCAAAATTGTGGAGTTGCTTGAGGGCATTGGTTGTGTAGTTCAGATAGCTGCTGGTCCAAGTTACACTCTAGCTGTTATTAGTGATGGAACGGTCTACTCATTTGGCTCTGCCTCTAATTTCTGTCTTGGTCATGGAGAACAACGTAACAAGCTCCAACCACGTGCCATCCAATCATTTAAGAGGAAGGGTATTCATGTAGTTCGTGTCTCTGCTGGGGATGAACATGTGGTGGCACTTGATTCCAGTGGCCTT GTATACACATGGGGCAAAGGTTATTGTGGTGCATTGGGTCATGGAGATGAGATTGACAAGCCAACTCCAGAGCTGTTGAGAAATCTTAAGGACTACCTTGCTGTACAG GTCTTTGCGAGAAAGAGGAAATCCTTTGTTCTCGTGGACAACGGTTCTGTGTTTGGTTTTGGGTGGATGGCCTTTGGGAGCTTAGGGTTTGCTGACAGAGGAGCCTCGGATAAAGTTATGAAGCCCCGAGTCCTTGATAGCTTGAGAGCCCACCACATTTCTCAAATAAGCACGGGGTTGTACCACACTGTTTTAGTCACCAGTAGGGGCCTCGTTTTTGGATTTGGGGACAATGAAAGGGCACAACTTGGTCATGATTCATTGAGAGGATGCCTCAGACCAACTGAGATCATCATTGAGGAAGCAAAGACAGCCCTTGTCACAGAAAGCATCTGA